Proteins from a genomic interval of Nocardioidaceae bacterium:
- the npdG gene encoding NADPH-dependent F420 reductase: MTSQTSHHIAVVGGTGPQGRGLAYRFARAGHTVSIGSRQAARAERTAAQVTERLTAGPGAGQVTGTSNEDACADADLVVLAVPYEGHDDLVASLPLAGRIVISCVNPLAFDERGAYGLLVDGGGGSAAESAQRLQPGAAVVGAFHHVAAASLWSDAEYLDEEDVLVVGDDAGAKQAGMALAATVTGRPGIDAGALRLARQLEPLTAVLISINSGYGTHSGIRIHGI; the protein is encoded by the coding sequence ATGACCTCGCAGACCTCGCACCACATCGCCGTCGTCGGCGGCACCGGCCCCCAGGGCAGGGGGCTGGCCTACCGCTTCGCGCGAGCTGGCCACACCGTGTCCATCGGCTCGCGGCAGGCGGCACGCGCCGAGCGCACCGCCGCGCAGGTGACCGAGCGGCTGACCGCCGGGCCGGGGGCGGGACAGGTGACGGGGACGAGCAACGAGGACGCGTGCGCCGACGCCGATCTCGTCGTGCTCGCGGTCCCGTACGAGGGCCACGACGACCTCGTCGCGAGCCTGCCGCTCGCCGGCCGCATCGTCATCTCCTGCGTGAACCCGCTCGCCTTCGACGAGCGAGGGGCGTACGGCCTGCTCGTCGACGGCGGCGGGGGATCGGCGGCTGAGTCCGCCCAGAGGCTCCAGCCCGGAGCGGCCGTCGTCGGTGCCTTCCACCACGTCGCCGCGGCGAGTCTGTGGTCGGACGCCGAGTACCTCGACGAGGAGGACGTGCTGGTCGTCGGTGACGACGCAGGCGCCAAGCAGGCGGGCATGGCACTCGCCGCCACGGTCACCGGACGTCCCGGCATCGATGCGGGAGCCCTGCGGCTCGCTCGACAGCTCGAGCCGCTCACCGCCGTGCTGATCTCCATCAACTCCGGGTACGGGACGCATTCCGGCATCCGCATCCACGGCATCTGA
- a CDS encoding bifunctional FO biosynthesis protein CofGH, with protein MTTSPQQPAVTDRQVRRALVRAERGAALDVGEATALLAATGPDLDRLTAAAARVRDAGLVAAGRPGVITYSPKVFIPVTRLCRDRCHYCTFVETPGQAAREGRAPFLTPEEIVAIASAGAEAGCLEALMTLGDRPEDRWPEARAWLDEQGYDSTLAYVRAMAVLVLEETGLLPHLNPGVMTWEELNRLKPVAPSMGMMLETTSRRLFEHRGEVHFGSPDKDPAVRLRVLEDAGRLSIPFTTGLLVGIGETLTERAETIFALRATSTAYGAVQEVIVQNFRAKPDTAMRHVDDLGLAEYRAAIAVTRLVLGPRMRVQAPPNLVDLDECRLLLDAGVDDWGGVSPVTPDHVNPERPWPHLDALRTVTATAGLDLAPRLTVHPSYVREGEPWLDPRVSAHVAALAAPDGLARRDARPVGLPWQEPDGGFVAAGRTDLHAAVDVEGRTEDRRSDFSRVYGDWESVADAAAVTGVPARLHAEGREALAAAEAAVGGSAPDPLRLSEEHTLTLMTAEGPLLDQVCRLADDLRRETVGEDVTYVVNRNINFTNVCYVGCRFCAFAQRRSDADAFSLSLAQVADRAEEAWDLGATEVCMQGGIDPELPATAYADLVAAVRQRVPGMHVHAFSPMEVVNGASRTGQSIEDFLVGLREAGIGSLPGTAAEILDDEVRWVLTKGKLPTRTWVEVVTTAHRLGIPTTSTMMYGHVDHPRHWVGHLRLIAQLQDRAREHAGRGGAGFTEFVPLPFVHTSAPIYLAGVARPGPGMRDNLAVHAMARILLHGRIDNIQTSWVKLGVDGTRAMLRAGANDLGGTLMEETISRMAGSQHGSAKTVAELRAMGDGIGRPVRERTTTYEEPLARVS; from the coding sequence ATGACCACGTCCCCGCAGCAGCCGGCGGTCACCGACCGCCAGGTGCGTCGCGCCCTCGTACGCGCCGAACGCGGAGCCGCCCTCGACGTCGGCGAGGCCACCGCGCTGCTCGCCGCGACGGGACCGGATCTCGACCGGCTCACCGCAGCCGCCGCACGCGTCCGCGACGCCGGGCTGGTCGCCGCGGGACGCCCCGGGGTCATCACCTACTCCCCGAAGGTCTTCATCCCGGTCACGCGGCTGTGCCGCGACCGCTGCCACTACTGCACGTTCGTCGAGACCCCCGGGCAGGCGGCGCGCGAGGGCCGAGCGCCGTTCCTGACCCCCGAGGAGATCGTCGCCATCGCCTCAGCCGGCGCGGAGGCGGGCTGCCTGGAGGCGCTGATGACGCTCGGGGACCGCCCCGAGGACCGGTGGCCCGAGGCGCGAGCGTGGCTCGACGAGCAGGGGTACGACTCGACGCTCGCGTACGTGCGCGCCATGGCGGTGCTGGTGCTCGAGGAGACCGGGCTGCTGCCCCATCTCAACCCCGGCGTCATGACCTGGGAGGAGCTTAACCGCCTCAAGCCGGTCGCGCCGTCGATGGGGATGATGCTCGAGACCACGTCACGGCGCCTGTTCGAGCACCGGGGTGAGGTGCACTTCGGGTCACCGGACAAGGACCCCGCCGTACGCCTCCGCGTGCTCGAGGACGCCGGGCGTCTCTCGATCCCCTTCACCACCGGCCTGCTCGTCGGCATCGGCGAGACCCTCACCGAACGGGCCGAGACGATCTTCGCGCTGCGCGCGACGAGCACGGCGTACGGGGCCGTGCAGGAGGTCATCGTCCAGAACTTCCGCGCCAAGCCCGACACCGCGATGCGTCACGTCGATGACCTGGGGCTCGCGGAGTACCGCGCCGCGATCGCCGTCACCAGGCTCGTCCTCGGCCCGCGGATGAGGGTCCAGGCGCCGCCGAACCTCGTCGACCTCGACGAGTGCCGCCTCCTCCTGGACGCCGGCGTCGACGACTGGGGCGGCGTCTCACCGGTCACGCCCGACCACGTGAATCCCGAGCGCCCCTGGCCCCACCTCGATGCCCTCCGTACGGTCACCGCGACCGCCGGCCTCGACCTGGCGCCGCGGCTGACCGTCCACCCCTCCTACGTACGCGAGGGCGAGCCGTGGCTCGACCCGCGCGTCTCCGCCCACGTCGCGGCGCTCGCCGCGCCCGACGGCCTGGCACGTCGGGACGCGCGACCGGTCGGGCTGCCGTGGCAGGAGCCCGACGGTGGCTTCGTCGCAGCCGGTCGCACCGACCTGCACGCCGCCGTGGACGTCGAGGGACGCACCGAGGACCGTCGCTCGGACTTCTCCCGCGTCTACGGCGACTGGGAGTCCGTCGCCGACGCCGCCGCCGTCACCGGGGTCCCCGCGCGGCTGCACGCCGAGGGCCGCGAGGCGCTCGCCGCTGCGGAGGCGGCCGTGGGCGGGTCCGCACCGGACCCGCTGCGGCTCTCCGAGGAGCACACCCTGACCCTCATGACAGCCGAGGGCCCGCTGCTGGACCAGGTCTGCCGGCTGGCCGACGACCTGCGCCGCGAGACGGTCGGCGAGGACGTCACCTACGTGGTGAACAGGAACATCAACTTCACCAACGTCTGCTACGTCGGCTGCCGGTTCTGCGCGTTCGCGCAGCGCCGCAGCGACGCCGACGCCTTCTCGCTGTCGCTCGCGCAGGTCGCCGACCGCGCCGAGGAGGCGTGGGACCTCGGGGCGACCGAGGTCTGCATGCAGGGAGGCATCGACCCCGAGCTGCCCGCGACCGCGTACGCCGACCTCGTCGCCGCCGTGCGCCAGCGCGTGCCGGGCATGCACGTGCACGCCTTCTCGCCGATGGAGGTCGTCAACGGAGCCTCCCGCACCGGGCAGTCGATCGAGGACTTCCTGGTCGGCCTGCGCGAGGCCGGCATCGGCTCACTGCCCGGCACCGCCGCGGAGATCCTCGACGACGAGGTCCGCTGGGTGCTCACCAAGGGCAAGCTGCCCACGCGGACGTGGGTCGAGGTCGTCACCACCGCGCACCGGCTCGGCATCCCGACGACCTCGACGATGATGTACGGCCACGTCGACCACCCACGCCACTGGGTGGGCCACCTGCGTCTGATCGCGCAGCTCCAGGACCGGGCGCGCGAGCACGCGGGCCGCGGTGGGGCGGGCTTCACCGAGTTCGTGCCGCTTCCCTTCGTGCACACCTCGGCCCCGATCTACCTGGCCGGCGTCGCCCGCCCCGGCCCCGGCATGCGCGACAACCTCGCGGTGCACGCCATGGCGCGGATCCTGCTGCACGGGCGCATCGACAACATCCAGACCTCCTGGGTCAAGCTCGGTGTCGACGGCACGCGCGCGATGCTCCGGGCGGGTGCCAACGACCTCGGCGGCACCCTGATGGAGGAGACGATCTCGCGCATGGCCGGCTCCCAGCACGGGTCGGCGAAGACCGTCGCCGAGCTGCGCGCGATGGGCGACGGCATCGGTCGACCCGTGCGGGAGCGCACCACCACCTACGAAGAGCCTCTTGCCCGGGTCTCCTGA
- a CDS encoding NTP transferase domain-containing protein, whose product MPGSPERPVGERPLSLVMTAKPLAHAKSRLGVDEAGRARWARDMLAHVVDTALGAASVGGVVVVTADPDLADLVAHRTGVTVLRTATDPGLRPSLATGRDVARRRTPGAPVGLLVTDLPLLRAEDLDAVAVQLPAAPAAAAGLFVADHLGTGTTMLLHRAGAASPILFGDDSAAAHARAGYVPATGELTGLRQDLDDAEDLRTVESGRVRADGSGISRDG is encoded by the coding sequence TTGCCCGGGTCTCCTGAGCGCCCGGTCGGTGAGCGGCCGCTGTCGCTGGTGATGACGGCGAAGCCGCTGGCGCACGCCAAGAGCCGGCTCGGCGTCGACGAGGCCGGACGGGCCCGGTGGGCGCGCGACATGCTGGCCCACGTCGTCGACACGGCCCTCGGCGCCGCGTCCGTCGGCGGCGTCGTCGTGGTCACCGCGGACCCCGACCTGGCCGATCTCGTCGCGCATCGCACGGGCGTGACGGTCCTCCGCACCGCGACCGACCCCGGGCTCCGCCCCAGCCTGGCCACCGGTCGCGACGTGGCACGGCGGCGTACGCCCGGTGCACCCGTGGGCCTGCTCGTCACGGACCTGCCGCTGCTCCGGGCCGAGGACCTCGACGCCGTCGCGGTCCAGCTGCCCGCAGCGCCCGCGGCGGCCGCCGGGCTCTTCGTCGCCGACCACCTCGGCACGGGCACCACCATGCTGCTGCACCGCGCGGGCGCGGCGTCCCCGATCCTCTTCGGCGACGACTCCGCCGCCGCCCACGCACGCGCCGGCTACGTGCCCGCGACGGGCGAGCTGACCGGTCTGCGTCAGGACCTCGACGACGCCGAGGACCTGCGCACCGTCGAGTCCGGCCGGGTCCGCGCGGACGGCTCGGGGATCTCGAGGGACGGCTGA
- a CDS encoding nuclear transport factor 2 family protein — MTHEPDTQTRTQLAALPTAIRTFVAAHTAGDTDTALATFDPGAVVVDQGESFAGTDRVRGFLTTAGSEFSYTTTLLGARPDGEDRWVVTQRLEGDFPGGVAVLDYRFAVIGDRITELTIVSAERP, encoded by the coding sequence ATGACACATGAGCCCGACACCCAGACCCGGACCCAGCTCGCCGCACTGCCCACGGCGATCCGCACCTTCGTCGCCGCACACACCGCCGGCGACACCGATACGGCGCTCGCGACCTTCGACCCCGGGGCCGTCGTGGTCGACCAGGGGGAGAGCTTCGCCGGCACCGACCGGGTGAGGGGCTTCCTCACCACGGCAGGCAGCGAGTTCAGCTACACCACGACGCTGCTCGGTGCCCGACCCGACGGTGAGGACCGGTGGGTGGTGACCCAGCGCCTGGAGGGTGACTTCCCCGGTGGGGTCGCGGTGTTGGACTACCGCTTCGCCGTGATCGGGGACCGGATCACCGAGCTGACGATCGTCAGCGCGGAGCGACCATGA
- a CDS encoding thioesterase family protein yields the protein MSASAFYVPLGDDTFESTPATASPWDESLQHGGPPSALLAHAIEGVRSSDDLQVARFTANFLGGIPQGRVRVEASVVRPGRRVELVEATLWAGDRPAVTASAWLIRSTPGATAEHWRPDTAVPDIGPEGPERFFDGVSPTWGYGRAIDWRFVEGGYEPGPALVWTRLRIPLIEGTETSPLERLLVVADSTNGLSLTLPLAEWWAIPPTLMVSVERAPAGEWVLLDACSTIGPDGVGTASGTASDDRGVVARILQPLMVAPR from the coding sequence GTGAGTGCCTCCGCGTTCTACGTCCCCCTCGGCGACGACACCTTCGAGTCGACGCCGGCCACCGCCAGCCCGTGGGACGAGAGCCTCCAGCACGGCGGACCGCCCTCGGCCCTGCTCGCCCACGCCATCGAGGGGGTGCGCAGCAGCGACGACCTGCAGGTCGCACGGTTCACGGCGAACTTCCTCGGCGGGATCCCCCAGGGGCGCGTCCGCGTGGAAGCCTCCGTGGTGCGACCCGGCCGTCGGGTCGAGCTGGTCGAGGCGACGCTGTGGGCGGGCGACCGACCCGCCGTCACGGCGAGCGCCTGGTTGATCAGGTCGACGCCGGGCGCGACGGCCGAGCACTGGAGACCCGACACCGCGGTCCCGGACATCGGGCCGGAGGGGCCCGAGCGGTTCTTCGACGGCGTCAGCCCGACCTGGGGTTACGGCCGTGCGATCGACTGGCGCTTCGTCGAGGGCGGCTACGAGCCCGGTCCGGCGCTGGTGTGGACCCGCCTGCGGATCCCGCTGATCGAGGGCACGGAGACCTCGCCGCTCGAGCGTCTGTTGGTCGTCGCGGACTCCACCAACGGCCTGTCGCTGACGCTCCCGCTCGCCGAGTGGTGGGCGATCCCGCCGACGCTCATGGTGAGCGTGGAGCGCGCCCCGGCCGGGGAGTGGGTCCTGCTCGACGCCTGCAGCACGATCGGGCCGGACGGGGTGGGAACGGCGTCCGGGACCGCGTCGGACGACCGCGGCGTCGTGGCCCGGATCCTGCAGCCGCTCATGGTCGCTCCGCGCTGA
- a CDS encoding FAD-binding oxidoreductase, whose translation MSPAERGAWPSRADVVVVGGGVIGVSSAFHLARAGVRVVLLEAGALGSGSTCKAAGGVRAQFSDAVNVELGRRSLRTFETFGEQFGQEIDLHQVGYLMLLDDPDDVVAFEAAAALQRSMGIESHVIDVAEARRLSPLVDTDGLLAAAWTPRDGHCTPESVVLGYAGAARRAGATLLRGCRATGIELDGGDVVGVRTAVGTIATDTVVCAAGAWSGQVAAQVGVDLPVEPVRRQILTTDDVPGLDPATPFTIDFSTSFYFHGEGRGLLLGMSDPEETPGFRTGRSDAWLPRLAEVIERRAPSLADVGIAGGWAGLYEVTPDHNALIGEATEVSRFLYATGFSGHGFLMGPAVGEVVRDLVLGRTPCVDVSGLSAERFAAQDVRLERAIV comes from the coding sequence GTGAGCCCAGCCGAGCGGGGAGCGTGGCCGTCCCGGGCCGACGTGGTCGTCGTCGGCGGCGGCGTCATCGGGGTCAGCAGCGCCTTCCACCTGGCCCGGGCGGGCGTACGCGTCGTGCTGCTCGAGGCCGGCGCGCTGGGGTCCGGCTCGACGTGCAAGGCCGCTGGTGGCGTCCGCGCCCAGTTCTCCGACGCGGTGAACGTCGAGCTCGGGCGGCGCAGCCTGCGCACCTTCGAGACCTTCGGCGAGCAGTTCGGGCAGGAGATCGACCTGCACCAGGTCGGCTACCTGATGCTCCTCGACGACCCCGACGACGTGGTCGCCTTCGAGGCCGCCGCCGCGCTGCAGCGGTCGATGGGCATCGAGAGCCACGTCATCGACGTCGCCGAGGCGAGACGGCTCTCACCGCTCGTGGACACCGACGGGCTCCTCGCCGCCGCCTGGACGCCGCGGGACGGTCACTGCACGCCGGAGTCCGTGGTGCTGGGGTACGCCGGCGCCGCGCGCCGGGCCGGCGCCACGCTGCTGCGCGGCTGCCGTGCCACGGGGATCGAGCTGGACGGTGGCGACGTGGTCGGCGTGCGCACCGCGGTCGGCACGATCGCGACCGACACCGTGGTCTGCGCCGCCGGCGCCTGGTCGGGCCAGGTGGCCGCGCAGGTCGGCGTCGACCTGCCGGTCGAGCCCGTACGCCGTCAGATCCTCACCACCGACGACGTGCCGGGACTCGACCCGGCCACCCCGTTCACGATCGACTTCTCGACCAGCTTCTACTTCCACGGCGAGGGGAGGGGACTGCTGCTCGGGATGAGCGACCCCGAGGAGACCCCGGGCTTCCGCACGGGACGCTCCGACGCCTGGCTGCCCCGCCTCGCCGAGGTCATCGAGCGCCGGGCCCCGTCCCTCGCCGACGTGGGCATCGCCGGCGGGTGGGCCGGGCTCTACGAGGTCACGCCCGACCACAACGCGCTGATCGGCGAGGCGACCGAGGTCTCCCGGTTCCTCTACGCCACCGGCTTCTCCGGGCACGGCTTCCTGATGGGCCCCGCGGTCGGCGAGGTGGTGCGCGACCTGGTGCTCGGGCGTACGCCGTGCGTCGACGTCAGTGGGCTGTCGGCCGAGCGCTTCGCGGCCCAGGACGTGCGCCTCGAACGCGCCATCGTCTGA